The Pseudomonas sp. MPC6 nucleotide sequence AGAAGCGCGTCCACTCGCTATCGGGCGTGTCGAAGAAATCCACCGCGTCGTAGATCCCGAGGTTGTTCACCAGAATGTCGGCCCGTGGTTCGGCGGCGAACAGTTTATCCGCGCCTTCAGCCGTACCGAGGTCAGCCGTCAGCCCGCGCAGTTGCGCACCGGGCACCTGCTGGCGAATGCTCGCCAGCGCCTGCTCGACCTTGGCCGTGTCGCGGCCGATCACCACCACCGTGGCACCGGACTCGGCCAGTGCCTTGCTGATACCCAGGCCAATGCCGGCGGTGCTGCCGCTGACGATGGCAAGTTTTCCAGTCAGATCGATTTTCATGCTCAAGCTCCTGTGATGGGCAATGGTGCGCGCTCGGAGACCAGCTTCGCCTCGCGCATCGCCTGCCAGAACGCGGCAGGAATCACCGCCGACAACGCAGCCACATCTTCGGCAATCCGGTCCGGACGGCTGGAACCTGGAATCACCGCCGCCACCGCCGGGTTCGCCAGGGAAAACTGCAACGCCGCCGCCTTGATGTCGACCCCGTGGGCCGCCGCGATACGTTTGATCTGCTCGACTTTATTGACGATCGCCGGGCTGGCCTTCTGGTACTCGAAGTGCGCGCCACCCGCCAAAATGCCCGAGCTGTACGGCCCACCGACCACGATCTCGACATTCTGCGCCAGCGCCGCGTCCATTAAACGCTGCAACGCACGGTCATGATCGAGCAGCGTGTAGCGCCCCGCCAGCAGAAAACCGTCCGGCTGCGCTTCGGTCAGATCAAGGGTCAGTTCGCAAGGCTCGACCTTGTTCACGCCCAGGCCCCAGCCCTTGATCACGCCTTCTTCGCGCAAACGGGTCAGCACTTTGAATGCACCGGTGCGGGCCTGATTGAAATATTCGAGCCATTGATCGCCGTAGAAGTCCTGGGCGATATCATGCACCCAGACGATGTCCAGGCGATCGGTTTGCAGGCGCTTGAGGCTGTCTTCGATCGAGCGCAGGGTCGCGTCGGCGCTGTAGTCGTTGACGATCTTGTTCGGACGACCGTGTTCGAACACCCCGCTCTTCTCGCCCAGATCCCGGGTCGCGGCGTCTTCGACTTCATCGAGAATCACCCGACCGACCTTGCTGCTCAACACATAGTCGTCGCGGTTGTACTGGGCCAGCGCGGCGCCCAGAC carries:
- a CDS encoding aldo/keto reductase, with amino-acid sequence MSLKDKLPGTLGFGTAPLGNMFRAIPEEEAMATVHAAWDAGVRYFDTAPFYGSGLSEIRLGAALAQYNRDDYVLSSKVGRVILDEVEDAATRDLGEKSGVFEHGRPNKIVNDYSADATLRSIEDSLKRLQTDRLDIVWVHDIAQDFYGDQWLEYFNQARTGAFKVLTRLREEGVIKGWGLGVNKVEPCELTLDLTEAQPDGFLLAGRYTLLDHDRALQRLMDAALAQNVEIVVGGPYSSGILAGGAHFEYQKASPAIVNKVEQIKRIAAAHGVDIKAAALQFSLANPAVAAVIPGSSRPDRIAEDVAALSAVIPAAFWQAMREAKLVSERAPLPITGA